From a region of the Emcibacter sp. SYSU 3D8 genome:
- a CDS encoding F0F1 ATP synthase subunit C gives MEAEAAKLIGAGIAATALIGAGIGVGIVFGSYLQGALRNPAAASTQTTNMFLGFALCEATGLFGLLVSMMILFG, from the coding sequence ATGGAAGCTGAAGCCGCAAAGCTCATTGGTGCCGGTATCGCCGCCACCGCCCTCATTGGCGCCGGTATCGGCGTGGGTATCGTATTCGGCAGCTATCTGCAGGGTGCACTGCGCAACCCCGCCGCCGCCTCGACCCAGACCACCAACATGTTCCTGGGCTTCGCGCTCTGCGAGGCGACTGGCCTGTTCGGTCTGCTTGTCTCCATGATGATCCTGTTCGGCTAA
- a CDS encoding ABC transporter ATP-binding protein, whose product MNGEVNAIEAAGLTKRFGEKTVVDQVSLEVKQGEIVGFLGPNGSGKTTTIRMLTGLLTPDSGTGSCLGFDIVREADQIKRNIGYMTQRFSFYEDLSIRENLEFVARLYNLTPMRDYVDRTLERLGLTTWVIRGVANGALAEDLRRQPGVEQVAQFGTTLHVVGADAVALRAAIDRYADRPGIAIAPGETSLEDVFIRLMSQHGEVRS is encoded by the coding sequence GGCAGGCCTGACCAAGCGCTTTGGCGAGAAGACGGTCGTCGACCAGGTCTCGCTCGAGGTGAAACAGGGCGAGATCGTCGGCTTTCTCGGCCCCAACGGCTCGGGCAAGACCACCACCATCCGCATGCTGACCGGGCTGCTGACGCCTGACAGCGGCACCGGCAGCTGCCTGGGCTTCGACATCGTCCGCGAAGCCGACCAGATCAAGCGCAACATCGGTTACATGACCCAGCGTTTCAGCTTCTACGAGGATCTGTCGATCCGGGAGAACCTGGAGTTCGTCGCCCGGCTCTACAATTTGACGCCGATGCGGGATTATGTGGACCGGACCCTGGAGCGGCTGGGCCTGACCACCTGGGTGATCCGCGGCGTCGCCAACGGCGCGCTGGCCGAGGACCTGCGCCGCCAGCCGGGTGTCGAGCAGGTCGCCCAGTTCGGCACCACATTGCACGTGGTCGGCGCCGACGCGGTGGCCCTGCGCGCCGCCATTGACCGCTACGCCGACCGTCCGGGCATCGCGATCGCGCCTGGCGAGACCAGCCTCGAGGACGTGTTCATCCGGCTGATGAGCCAGCACGGCGAGGTGCGGTCGTGA
- a CDS encoding AtpZ/AtpI family protein: MDDRDPPRAASDLQARIDEARRKAAPPPSKAPSAKAVSMRAGIELFAGVAFGLIAGIALDRWLGTAPWLMVVLMILGIAAGLRNTIRAAQEDNSKARKDTDTGP; this comes from the coding sequence TTGGACGATCGTGATCCGCCCCGCGCGGCGTCGGACCTCCAGGCCCGCATCGACGAGGCGCGCCGCAAGGCCGCGCCGCCCCCATCGAAAGCTCCCAGCGCCAAAGCTGTGAGCATGAGAGCAGGGATCGAGTTGTTTGCGGGTGTGGCGTTCGGGCTCATCGCCGGGATTGCCCTGGATCGTTGGCTTGGCACCGCGCCCTGGCTGATGGTCGTGCTCATGATACTGGGCATCGCGGCCGGATTGCGAAATACCATTCGCGCCGCGCAAGAGGATAACAGTAAGGCCCGGAAGGATACCGACACCGGGCCCTGA
- a CDS encoding helix-turn-helix domain-containing protein: MANEHRSACPINLTVEVIGDKWSMLVLRDMIFGGRRHFRELLTKSDEGIASNILADRLRRLAEQGIITRADDPSHKQKAVYSLTEAGIQLLPVLCQMGMWGRRHMPVSEDMALRSRLLEEGGWPLIRALMDELREVHLGIPRPPGTPSVSAQLLAAYEGAVASLGRTPDTQIASNKN, encoded by the coding sequence ATGGCCAATGAACATCGCTCTGCATGTCCCATCAACCTGACCGTCGAGGTCATCGGCGACAAATGGAGCATGCTGGTGCTCCGCGACATGATCTTCGGCGGCAGGCGGCATTTCCGCGAATTGCTGACCAAATCGGACGAGGGCATCGCCTCCAATATCCTGGCCGACCGCCTGCGAAGGCTGGCCGAGCAGGGCATCATCACCAGGGCAGACGATCCCAGCCACAAGCAGAAGGCCGTCTACAGCCTGACCGAAGCTGGAATCCAGCTGCTGCCGGTCCTGTGCCAGATGGGCATGTGGGGGCGGCGGCATATGCCGGTGTCCGAGGACATGGCCCTGCGGTCCCGCCTGCTGGAAGAGGGGGGATGGCCGCTGATCAGGGCGTTGATGGACGAGCTGCGCGAGGTCCATCTCGGGATTCCGCGGCCTCCGGGCACCCCGTCGGTCTCGGCTCAGCTGCTGGCCGCCTATGAAGGGGCCGTTGCCAGTCTCGGCCGCACGCCCGATACACAGATTGCCAGCAATAAAAACTGA
- a CDS encoding F0F1 ATP synthase subunit B — protein MEYEDGTMTEVGREAAAHAEPFYQSPEFWVAIAFLAFVALLLYVKVPKLIASTLDKRSAAIATQIDEARRLREESEALLAQYQRKEREAHDEANQIVAHAETEAKRVAADAQKALEANIARREQLAVEKIAQAEATAVKEVRTVAVEVATEAARKVIAASIDPGKANALVEDAIRELPKHLH, from the coding sequence ATGGAGTATGAAGACGGCACCATGACCGAGGTTGGCCGCGAGGCCGCCGCGCACGCCGAGCCCTTCTACCAGTCGCCGGAGTTCTGGGTCGCCATTGCGTTCCTGGCCTTCGTTGCCTTGCTGCTCTACGTGAAGGTGCCGAAGCTGATCGCCTCGACGCTCGACAAGCGTTCGGCGGCCATTGCCACGCAGATCGACGAAGCCCGCCGGCTGCGTGAGGAGTCGGAAGCCCTGCTCGCCCAGTACCAGCGCAAGGAGCGCGAGGCGCACGACGAGGCAAACCAGATCGTCGCCCACGCCGAGACCGAGGCCAAGCGCGTTGCCGCCGACGCCCAGAAGGCGCTGGAGGCCAACATCGCCCGCCGCGAGCAACTGGCGGTGGAGAAGATCGCCCAGGCCGAGGCCACCGCGGTGAAGGAAGTCCGCACGGTCGCCGTAGAGGTTGCAACGGAAGCCGCCCGCAAGGTGATCGCCGCCAGCATCGATCCCGGCAAGGCGAACGCCCTGGTAGAAGATGCCATCCGCGAGTTGCCCAAGCATCTGCACTGA
- a CDS encoding ATP F0F1 synthase subunit B (Produces ATP from ADP in the presence of a proton gradient across the membrane. Subunit B' is part of the membrane proton channel.) encodes MRQFSTVALVLTGSFAAAAGQAAHAAEGGLPQLDLTRFPPQLFWLAVSFLLLYLLMSKLALPRVGNILRTREEKIAGDLNRAEQLNREADAALKGYEQALAEARAKATEIATQTRATIQAEADARQAEAEARLSAQAAKAEASIRATRDQALGQVREIATDTAVAVVSRLLGTQPDSASVDQAVSEELSRRGVK; translated from the coding sequence ATGCGCCAGTTCTCAACAGTGGCTCTGGTCCTGACCGGATCCTTCGCCGCCGCGGCCGGACAGGCCGCGCATGCCGCGGAGGGCGGACTGCCCCAGCTCGACCTGACGCGGTTTCCGCCGCAATTGTTCTGGCTGGCTGTCAGCTTTCTGCTGCTCTACCTGCTCATGTCGAAACTCGCGCTGCCGCGCGTGGGCAACATTCTCCGCACCCGTGAGGAGAAGATCGCCGGCGACCTGAACCGGGCCGAACAGCTGAACCGCGAAGCCGATGCGGCGCTGAAGGGTTACGAGCAGGCACTGGCGGAAGCCCGTGCCAAGGCGACCGAGATCGCCACGCAGACCCGCGCCACCATTCAGGCCGAAGCCGACGCCCGTCAGGCGGAAGCCGAAGCCCGTTTGTCGGCACAGGCCGCCAAAGCCGAAGCCAGCATCCGCGCCACCCGCGACCAGGCCCTGGGCCAGGTCCGGGAAATCGCCACCGATACGGCGGTCGCCGTGGTCAGCCGTCTGCTGGGCACCCAGCCGGACAGCGCCAGCGTCGACCAGGCGGTGAGCGAGGAACTGTCGCGCCGGGGAGTGAAGTAG
- a CDS encoding ABC transporter permease yields MGNRIKAILIKEFIQLRRDRLTFGMMVGIPIMQLILFGFAINTDPKQLPTAIIAPNPSAYTRDILAGMHNSDYFRFKEDTYTEAEAEKGLQRGELSFVVTFPTDFSRDLVRGQRPQVLIEADATDPSAASNAVSAFNRIVDDALRDDLVGPLAVEKRGRPAVDVVVHRLYNPEGITRYNIVPGLLGVILTMTMTLMTAISLTREAERGTMENLLAMPVKPVEVMIGKIAPYIGIGFVQVSIILLAAYFVFNVPMMGSFAALFVGLTAFIATNLALGYTFSTIARSQMQAMQMTFFFFLPSILLSGFMFPFLGMPQWAQWLGAVLPLTHFLRIVRGTLLKGSDLWDILPNLWPILLIFAIVSTIALLRYRKTLD; encoded by the coding sequence ATGGGCAACCGCATCAAGGCCATCCTGATCAAGGAGTTCATCCAGCTCCGCCGCGACCGGCTGACCTTCGGTATGATGGTCGGTATCCCGATCATGCAGCTCATCCTGTTCGGCTTCGCCATCAACACCGACCCGAAGCAATTGCCGACGGCGATCATCGCGCCCAATCCCAGCGCCTATACCCGCGACATCCTGGCGGGCATGCACAATTCGGACTACTTCCGCTTCAAGGAAGACACCTACACCGAGGCCGAGGCTGAAAAGGGCCTTCAACGGGGCGAGTTGTCATTCGTGGTGACTTTTCCAACCGACTTCAGCCGCGACCTGGTGCGCGGCCAGCGGCCGCAGGTCCTGATCGAGGCCGATGCGACCGATCCGTCGGCCGCCAGCAATGCCGTAAGCGCGTTCAACCGCATCGTGGACGACGCCCTGCGCGACGATCTGGTCGGACCCCTGGCGGTGGAGAAACGCGGCCGGCCCGCCGTCGATGTGGTCGTCCACCGGCTCTACAATCCGGAAGGCATCACCCGCTACAACATCGTGCCCGGGCTGCTGGGCGTGATTCTCACCATGACCATGACGCTGATGACGGCGATCTCGCTGACCCGCGAGGCCGAGCGCGGCACCATGGAGAACCTGCTGGCCATGCCGGTGAAGCCCGTCGAGGTGATGATCGGCAAGATTGCCCCCTATATCGGCATCGGATTCGTCCAGGTGTCGATCATTCTGCTGGCGGCCTATTTCGTGTTCAATGTGCCGATGATGGGCTCGTTCGCGGCGCTGTTCGTCGGCCTGACCGCCTTCATCGCCACCAACCTGGCGCTGGGCTACACCTTCTCGACCATCGCCCGCAGCCAGATGCAGGCCATGCAGATGACGTTCTTCTTCTTCCTGCCGTCCATCCTGCTGTCGGGCTTCATGTTTCCGTTCCTCGGCATGCCGCAATGGGCCCAGTGGCTGGGGGCGGTGTTGCCGCTGACCCATTTCCTGCGCATTGTCCGCGGCACCCTGCTGAAGGGCAGCGACCTGTGGGACATCCTGCCCAATCTGTGGCCGATCCTGCTGATTTTCGCGATCGTCTCGACCATCGCCCTGCTGCGCTACCGCAAGACACTGGACTAG
- a CDS encoding metal-dependent hydrolase, which translates to MDNLAHTLAGAALGEAGLKKKTGLGMATLMIAANLPDLDVIGLFFGENLAWRRGWTHGPIALVLLPPVLVAIMVRFDRWQARRGRRPEDRLPVRSGWLLALAYVGILSHPLLDFLNTYGIRCLMPFSDRWFYGDALFIIDLFVWASLALGVWFARRRGRRGSAAAGRPAIAALMFVAAYSVAMGTASVAAERFVARDVAARGMGTPTVVLASPVPVDPFRRSIVFGTGDAYGFGELRWNPAPHLTLEPDLVPTNMKHPAIIRAARQEKRVADFLYWSRLPFAEIVRRPGQTEVTIGDARYNSLPSGRFTVRASVPD; encoded by the coding sequence ATGGACAATCTGGCGCATACGCTGGCCGGCGCCGCCCTGGGCGAGGCGGGCCTGAAGAAGAAGACCGGGCTGGGGATGGCCACGCTGATGATCGCGGCCAATTTGCCGGATCTCGACGTCATCGGCCTGTTCTTCGGTGAAAATCTGGCCTGGCGGCGCGGCTGGACCCACGGACCCATCGCGCTTGTTCTGCTGCCGCCCGTGCTCGTTGCAATCATGGTGCGGTTCGACCGCTGGCAGGCGCGGCGAGGGCGGCGGCCGGAGGACCGGTTGCCGGTCCGGTCCGGCTGGCTGCTGGCCCTTGCCTATGTGGGCATCCTGTCGCACCCGTTGCTCGATTTCCTCAATACCTACGGTATCCGCTGCCTGATGCCGTTCTCGGACCGCTGGTTCTATGGCGACGCGCTGTTCATCATCGACCTGTTCGTATGGGCTTCGCTGGCGCTGGGCGTCTGGTTCGCCCGCCGCAGGGGCCGGCGCGGGTCGGCGGCCGCGGGCCGCCCGGCCATTGCCGCGCTGATGTTCGTCGCCGCCTATTCCGTCGCCATGGGCACCGCCAGCGTGGCGGCCGAACGCTTCGTCGCCCGCGACGTGGCGGCGCGCGGCATGGGGACGCCGACGGTCGTGCTGGCCAGCCCTGTACCGGTCGACCCGTTCCGGCGCAGCATCGTCTTCGGAACAGGAGACGCCTACGGATTTGGGGAGTTGCGCTGGAATCCGGCGCCGCATCTGACGCTCGAGCCGGACCTGGTGCCCACCAACATGAAGCATCCGGCGATCATCCGCGCAGCCCGGCAGGAGAAGCGTGTCGCCGATTTCCTCTATTGGTCGCGCCTGCCCTTCGCCGAGATCGTGCGCCGGCCCGGCCAGACAGAGGTTACCATCGGCGACGCGCGCTACAACAGCCTGCCGAGTGGGCGCTTCACCGTACGCGCGAGCGTGCCCGATTGA
- a CDS encoding glutathione S-transferase family protein: MKLYEFAPTRSIRVRWTLQELGVPFEAVVVNMMKGEHRAPAYLKINRAGKLPALVDGDLVLTESMAIITYLAEKYPEKELIPADIRARAEFHKWIMFTATELEQPLWRISRNTSLYRKDKRQPSDVTRAAEDFKPMAQVLDEHMIGREFVVGDRATVADFALAYTLDWANEAGLLGEFPGLVHYMERMYQRPHAGTRIGEALASLRN; this comes from the coding sequence ATGAAGCTCTACGAATTTGCGCCGACACGCTCGATCCGTGTCCGCTGGACCTTGCAGGAACTTGGCGTGCCCTTCGAGGCTGTCGTCGTCAACATGATGAAGGGCGAGCATCGCGCCCCGGCGTACCTGAAGATCAATCGGGCGGGGAAACTGCCCGCGCTCGTCGACGGCGATCTGGTGCTGACCGAATCCATGGCGATCATCACCTATCTGGCCGAGAAGTATCCTGAAAAGGAGCTCATTCCGGCCGATATCAGGGCGCGGGCCGAGTTCCACAAATGGATCATGTTCACGGCTACCGAGCTTGAGCAGCCGCTCTGGCGCATCTCGCGCAACACCAGTCTCTATCGCAAGGACAAGCGCCAGCCCAGCGACGTGACGCGCGCTGCCGAGGACTTCAAGCCCATGGCGCAGGTGCTTGACGAGCACATGATCGGCCGGGAGTTCGTTGTCGGCGACCGGGCGACGGTCGCTGACTTCGCGCTGGCCTATACACTGGACTGGGCCAACGAAGCCGGGCTGCTGGGAGAGTTCCCCGGACTGGTGCACTACATGGAGCGCATGTACCAGCGCCCTCACGCCGGCACGCGCATCGGCGAGGCATTGGCCAGTCTCCGGAACTGA
- a CDS encoding F0F1 ATP synthase subunit A, with product MAAGHNPLEQFQIKTLVPLEAGGYDISFTNSSAFMVSTIAVITLFMLIGARKKAMVPGRWQSMVEMSYEAIAGMIRDTVGSGGKKYFPFVFSLFMFVLVANLTGMIPYTFTVTSHIAVTFALAAVVFIGVTLIGFAKHGLGYLKLFAPSGVPLPVLFLLVPIEIISYLMRPISLSVRLFANMMAGHVMLKVFAGFVISLGAILVPLGIFPLAFMVALTGLEVLVAVLQAYIFSILTCIYLNDAIHLH from the coding sequence GTGGCTGCTGGTCATAATCCGCTCGAACAGTTCCAGATCAAGACACTCGTGCCCCTGGAAGCAGGTGGCTACGATATCTCCTTTACCAATTCGTCCGCGTTCATGGTTTCGACCATCGCGGTGATCACGCTGTTCATGCTGATCGGCGCCCGCAAGAAGGCCATGGTGCCCGGCCGCTGGCAGTCCATGGTCGAGATGAGCTACGAAGCCATCGCGGGCATGATCCGCGATACCGTCGGCTCCGGCGGGAAGAAGTACTTCCCGTTCGTGTTCAGCCTGTTCATGTTCGTGCTCGTGGCCAACCTGACCGGCATGATCCCCTATACCTTTACCGTGACGAGCCATATCGCCGTCACCTTCGCCCTGGCCGCCGTGGTCTTCATCGGCGTCACGCTGATCGGCTTCGCCAAGCACGGCCTGGGCTACCTGAAACTGTTCGCGCCGTCGGGCGTGCCGCTTCCGGTCCTGTTTCTGCTGGTGCCGATCGAGATCATCTCGTATCTGATGCGCCCGATCAGCCTCTCGGTCCGACTGTTCGCCAACATGATGGCCGGTCACGTGATGCTGAAGGTGTTCGCCGGCTTCGTGATCTCGCTGGGCGCCATTCTGGTCCCGCTGGGCATCTTCCCGCTGGCATTCATGGTCGCGCTGACCGGCCTTGAAGTTCTGGTCGCCGTCCTGCAGGCCTACATCTTCTCGATCCTCACCTGCATCTATCTCAACGATGCAATCCATCTGCACTAA